The DNA sequence TTGCTTTGTTTACGTTGTAGGATGGGGAAGGAGCTGTATTTATATATGGTAATGGCAGAGGAACGCGTAGGGTTTGAATTTTTGAGCTGCATTGCGGCTGGATAAGAAAGGTAGGGTTTCCATTATTCTTGAAGGATAAGTTTGAATCGAATGCCCTTCTTTCTGGCCAAACTTGGTGGTATATAGAATCCCACAAAGCAACAGCACCGAAGGGTTCTCTTTGGATAAAAAAGTTGGGCAGGCAGGAATTTGAGCGTTCAAAATTCATTAGGTCTCGTGCATCTACTTTGTTAATAGAATATTAATACTGTTTGAAGCCGTCGTCCATTCAAACTAAAGACGTATGTTGATTATAGTACGTAGCGTGTTCCAGATATCGTCCACAAGTTTTTCCGGGTAGTGATATATATGCTTCTCTGAAAGCTAAGCCCCTGATTGGTTCTGGAGTTTAGAATCTCTGGACACAGTAACTGGCATAACATAAAAGGAAGGGCGATCATATTATCACACGTTTTAGCAAAAGAGCTGTTCGGAAAGTATTTGGAATATTGTAGATATTTTAAGAGATATTTTTCAAGCGTGCCAGAATATGGAGAGGAACAAcacatgttattatacaattgaaggaattttttttaagtctcTCTAATTGTACAATGACATGTGGTATTCCTTTTTGTAttccaaacacactaaaaaacTTGATAATTaccttttttttacaaaaactgTTATTCATGATATCTTATCGTTTTTGCGATGTTCGCCAAAATCATGATAAAACTTACTTTGTGAAATTTTAACCGTACTATAAGCTTCTTAAATATCATGGAGGATATTTCGGATATGTTGGGACTCAAAAGGAAGATCGTTTGGATTTTGTTGCTTTTGTGATGTTCTACAAAAACCATCATAAATcttttttcatataattttcgtCAAACCGTAAGCTTCTTAAAGTTCACGAAACACATGTCGGAGATGTCTTTTATCTcaagtttagcttgttctcccATTTTTCTAGTTTTGGACCTTTCGATTGAGTAACTGAGTACATAATTAGCATCACATTGTCATAAAATTATGGCAGTACTGAAGGCCATGATACTCATCACAATAACCCCAAATCCTGCGCTCGTATCTGGTTTCCTGCACTCTCATCGTTGCCGGAAGACGATGCACCTCCTGGAAACTAGCTTCATATTCAGCATTCTCCAATTTCATCAATGCATTGTTCAAGTTCATAGGGCCACCAAATGAAAACTGCGAGGCATTGTTGGCACCGAAGCCATACCATCCGTTTTGGTTCGTGCTTTCGGCATACCAGCTGCCGCCATGCAACGGCAGAGCCTGCTTCCCGTCAAACATGGAGTTTCGCTTCATGAACCAGTCGAGGCGTAAGGTAGGCATAATTGGCACACCTGAAACATGGTTGTTGTGATAGAGATAATCATACTATGAGTTCCAAGCTGCCTCCTTAAGGCATGGAGTAGCTCTGCTGCTGCTGCCACCCGAAAAAGCACGGcgcattttttcttcttttccggTTGCTGCTTGTATCTGTACGATTTCGATCTGTTTCTCACACCTCTTGTTTGTTTGGGGATATTTATAGGCTTGGTTTGGAAGTATATGTAAGTTGTCACTTGATAAGAAGAAAATTACACCAGAAAAGGGATATGATTCCCATTGTGGCTAAGGATCTTATTattcttccatttcaagcaaAGAACGGAACAGGGTAAATATATCGATGATGTTTCCAACATTTGATTAACTACATATCCACCTGACTCAAGCGAGACTTGCGTACGGTGGCGCCCAGGTAAGCCGTTCCCGACTAGAGCACAACCCATAAAAAGcgaaacttgacaaagaaaacgAAAAACTTGCAGGGGCAGTGCAGATCATTGACATAATTGACAGACTAATGGAGAAACAAAAATATTTCCCAATGAATATCTTGAACCAAAAGGAACACGACAGGAAAACAGAACATCCTAAATTGCACATAGTCACTATCTAGTGATGCATTTTGATCAATAAAACGATCTAAAAGCAATTCAGATGTCACATACAAAGTCAGTTCATCGCATAAACGAATAATTTGTCTCATAAACAAAACTTCCCGGCAAGGGGAATGCAGGACTGTTGTACTATCTTTTCAGGGTATCCCGGGAATCACGCGATACGCCAGTACGTTGTGACACTGTTCCCAGCACAGGTAGGCCCCCTCTAAGTAGATACTAGATAGACATGCTCCGCTTATACTAAACCCCACTCCAGTAAAAGTTATGTACAAAAACATTACCCTAAGAACTCATAAGTCTGTCCAGCCCCCAAACATTTCCAAAGAATAATGTAAATTTAACCGAGCATGAGGCACAGCTATGTCAGCGACACACCAGTCATCGTTGTTCAGTCGAACCCTTCTTGAGTAGTCACAGAAGCTGCATGGTCAACTATCTTTACAGAAACAGACATCAAACCTTGCTGAAATAAAGGTCAGCCACTCTCTCTTCTGCAATTCCCAGGCAAAAGAAATTTGTACTTCTCTGCATTCTCCAACAGAAAGGATGGAAGATGGACACCAGAGAAGGAATGAGGAATAGGTCCCATTTTCCCAATGATTTCCTTGAAGGTGTACTCTTCGGGAAGCATATCAAATAAATCAGACCCCTTGCAGATCACTTTCTGAACTCTTTCTGGGTTTAGATACTTTGAAAACCTGACTCTATCGTAATGGCTGTATGCTTTCATCTTAAAGATGAACTCACTGATATAGCGGAAACAAAAGCTACAATGCCACCCTGCATCTGCTAAGATGTCATCTGTCTGGCGATAGTGTGCATATCTCGTCTCCCCTTCCCGGTACCTGTGTACTGAAGCTCTCCAACTGTTATTGTCCACCAGAAACTCAAAGGAATAGAGATAGTTCTTCAACTGAAGATGCAAGATCTGAGGAACTTCGTCACACCACCTCAGAAGATTGATGGTGTGTCTGCTTGGGATCTCATCAACGTCAGACATTATCAACAAGTCGTCCTCAGTAATACCAGCTATTTTGAGAAGCTGGTCCAGTGCTACTCGTTGATATGCCTCCTCAACAAATGGATTTTCCCCTCTCTTGAATCTTCCTCCAACAGTCCCATAAGTTAATCGGGGCTCCACAAACTTGAACTGCTCGCGATAACGGGAGAAGAACAGAGGCTTTGGAAATCCAGTAAATgttgaatttgattcaaggaGAACAAACTGCGTTATGTAGGGATACAACTCTTTCCATCTTATGGTAAGGATGTCCATCTCATTACTGAACAACACAGCATCAAAAACACGCCTAGGGTACTCACGGATCCCCCAACCATG is a window from the Malus domestica chromosome 16, GDT2T_hap1 genome containing:
- the LOC103403060 gene encoding uncharacterized protein — encoded protein: MWWMMAEGGGHYCSKKTDDICGNVCGQESGRMLSMSRVRCILRGFDFKVLLILFTLVPMCVFGIYVHGQKISYFLRPLWESPPKPFHDIPHYYHENVSMENLCKLHGWGIREYPRRVFDAVLFSNEMDILTIRWKELYPYITQFVLLESNSTFTGFPKPLFFSRYREQFKFVEPRLTYGTVGGRFKRGENPFVEEAYQRVALDQLLKIAGITEDDLLIMSDVDEIPSRHTINLLRWCDEVPQILHLQLKNYLYSFEFLVDNNSWRASVHRYREGETRYAHYRQTDDILADAGWHCSFCFRYISEFIFKMKAYSHYDRVRFSKYLNPERVQKVICKGSDLFDMLPEEYTFKEIIGKMGPIPHSFSGVHLPSFLLENAEKYKFLLPGNCRRESG